TCCGCTGTTTCATATTGACTGAAATGGTTTCTTCACTCAAGCCTGTGTTTACATTTCCTATACGTTCTTCCAAAGCCAATAGTTCCTAACGGACGAAGCAATCAGTGAGACCAGCATCTAGAAATTtagtcaaaacaaaatttaactaCATTACCTCATAGGACATATTATCAACGTCGAGCCTCATGGCCCTATGCCTATCATGGAACTCAGCAACTCCATTGATAAATGGATCAACCAACATATAATCCTGAGAAAGtgcccacaaaagtcaccataAATTCTTCATCAGTAAGAAGCAGCAAATAAAGTAGCCAAGCAAAATTGAGCTATTCTAATTGGCTAGCAGTAACAAGTTCATAATTTAGCACTTGGATCAGGTAATGAGCATTTTTAATAGAGGATGAAGGGTTGAAAAAGGACCCTGTCCAAAGAGGAAGACTGCACCAAGAGAGCTCTCTTCTAACAGCGAATCAAGAATTAGAACCTTTATAATGAAAAATCAGATGCAATTTGATCTTGTCATCGAGACTAGTTAAAAAAATGGCTCCGAAAACTTAAAACCTCTTATCCATCCAAATTGCAACCAGAAAATTCAAACTCgctctttcttcttttgatcattAGGAAACTCCAACTGACTCGATCAGAAATAATGACAAGTCTTTTTTCCTCATCCAGGCAATAATGTTACCATGAAGGCTGTTAAGTCCCACATCCCTGGGTGGGAGGCAAATCTATATCCTTACATGATCTTGGGCAATGCTCACCTCTTGAGCTAGAATTTGGGGTTGAGTAAAGCCCAAGATCCATTTCTTTATGCAGGCCATATAATCCTTACCTTTCTCACCAAAGCTAACATAGCACAGCTTAAAAGTGTTAGTATTGTTTTCAAACTTTCAGCGTTTCGAAAAGAATTAACAGTCTATGTATGTACACAATTAGATAACAAGCTGCAAATCATTTCtgctaaatatatattcattggATTATTTATTATAAGGATTGAGATGAAACCTCTGATCTCAAGTTCTCGACTCTCCGCATGGCATTCAGGACTTGACGAATCTGTTGAACATAAGTGGAGAAAAGATTAATCAGCACTGACAAAGTCTCCGATTCGGCAAGGGAAGTGGAAATTATTGGCAGATCTAGAGCAACTCAAAATCAAGACATGTAGAATTAACAAGGATAGCTGCATAAGTGGTGAACCATTACAAATCTAATTCATAGATTGGGCAAACCAAATAGCATGGCAAACACGGTTATTGGTAAAACCATAACATATTGGTTGCTGTTTAGCCTAAAGAGATCACTGATGAGTGTTAACAAGCCACTTTAAATTCATTGACCAAACGAATCCAACTGGATAtaaatctatttaaaaaaggcaataaattaaaagaagtcTCCGGGAGGATAAAATACCAATGGGATCAAATATCTTTACATCAATCATGCCAGATACAAGACAACCAAGTTATGAAACCTCTATATACCAAACACAACAGCTTTAGAAATCATTATGGAAAGCAACCCTCATACCAGTCTGTGTCGACCCTCAACATCAGCAGCTAAAGCACGCCAACCATCTACATCATCCCCTGGATCAACCATCAAACTCGATCTAAGATGTGGTTGACGGTTACCCCGGCTACCATATCGGGAAGACATCACTGGATCCTCTGAGGAAGAAGCAGCTGAAGGTAGCAGAGAAGAACGACCTCTCTGACTTCCAGACTCGGGCTCACCTGATGGGAAGAGAACCCAAGGAGCAAATTCTGGTAATCCATCATAGCTAGTAGTTGCTGAATTCTGATTAGCCCATGCAGTAGGAGAATTACGTGCTCTTGAACCAGGACCCATTGCAGAACTAGGAATATTTCTAGAAGAGCTTGCATTTGCAGTAGCTAAGCTCCAATTTGTGGGGTCAAGTACCATATTTCTTGTCTCAGGAACAAATGGATGGGACTCCCCATTATTTCTGACAGTACTGAAGTTAGATTCATCTCCCAATGAAGCACCTCTATCTCCAGAAATCATTGATGAACTACCGCCTCGTGAACTAGGAGATGCTTCCCAGGGAAGCGAGTGAAAACCTCTAGAAAAACCAGGAACTTGCATCATGTGAGACTGGCCTCCAAGGTTACCTGAATTCATTGGCTGTGAAAATGGTTGTCTCGAGTCCAAAGAGCTTGTTACTGAGGCAGATCCAGGCGGCACATGGGCAGGGCTGACACTAGAATGCCCTACAGTAGCGCCAATCGGTAGTAAACCAGATGTAATGAGATCCTGATTCACAAGATTTGCTATAGCACCAAAATTTCTTGCAGAGCTTTCTGCAATTCCACCAGCACTTAATGGAGGAAATATATCAGAAGCAGACATACTTGTACCAACCCCATTTCTTGGATAAGTATTCTCCAGATAACCAACATTCTGCATATTTGCAGAGCGGGGTAGTCTGTTTATGCTGCTCGAAGCATTATTACAACTTGGATAGTTATGCTGTACAGTGTTCTCAGGTCCTGCATTGGAGCTTGAACTTCCACCTGCAAAAGAATGTCCAGAATTGCCTTCAATGGCTTTGCGCTTGCAAGATGAACCCCAATTATCCATAGAAGAACTTGATACATTACTTGTCCCTGTCAAATAACCAGAACTACCTGTAAAGGTTCCACTGCCAGATGGACTGAAAGCCGGAGGACGCACCACTTCCGACCTATCAGATTTGTGAAGTGGAGGTACACTTGTTCGCATGACCAGACGACCATCATCATTATTGTATCCACCACTCAAATTAGAATTTACTGGACTATGATCCAAGGTAAGGCTTGATGATACACTTGGAGGCCTGCCAATTACATGATTGCCACCATAACCGCTTGTAGAAAAGACATTAGAAGGTTCAAATCGGCGTTCTGACCTTGGattaatcataacataatcatttGATGAAGAAGTCCAACCTTGTCCGATTTTCAAGTCACTGCCACGTGTTCGGTCATGCAAATTAGCAGTGGAGCTGGATTCACCTTGATCCCAGCCACTAAAGCTTTGAGCATTATAATTAACACCATTAACATAACTAGGATTTCTTCCAGAAGGAGAAAGCATGGGATTTGACAATCGATTATCTACTGGATTCCGAAAGTTATCCCAGGGAGCTGTCGCATCCATGGAAGCATTATTTGAAACAGATCCCTGATTAAGATCAATGTTTTCTGGAAAGGAGTCCAAAACACTTCTGTCCCCTTGCATGTGGGTCATTTTGAGGAACACAGGGACCTTAAGAGCACCGGTGAAGGATCCCCTGAAAAATCCACATTAAGAGAAGTTGAGATCGCAAAAAGGTTACAACATAATCAAAGTTTTAGCTGTTCAAAAATTATGGAGAACTGAAATTTGTTTACATAGCAACTGGCAACTTAGAGATCATCTATTCTGATTTCCAAGTATGTAAAGAATATGTTTAAATTATGCCAACATAGTATATAGCGGTCACAATCCGAGTAAAAACCACAATACAACTGCAAAGCATTAGATGATCatgaattgaaaattttctGCAAGCAGCAAATCATTAACACATATACAAAGACAACTGTGAGAAAGCACTCTACAATCACATTTAATGCCTCATCAAACAACGATCATTCAATTTGTTCTCTAGTTTTCACGTGCCAGCGAAGAACAAAATGAGCTATGCTATATGGAAACAAGTGCCGCTATCTAATAATC
The sequence above is a segment of the Solanum lycopersicum chromosome 10, SLM_r2.1 genome. Coding sequences within it:
- the LOC101252535 gene encoding E3 ubiquitin-protein ligase MBR2 isoform X2, which produces MTHMQGDRSVLDSFPENIDLNQGSVSNNASMDATAPWDNFRNPVDNRLSNPMLSPSGRNPSYVNGVNYNAQSFSGWDQGESSSTANLHDRTRGSDLKIGQGWTSSSNDYVMINPRSERRFEPSNVFSTSGYGGNHVIGRPPSVSSSLTLDHSPVNSNLSGGYNNDDGRLVMRTSVPPLHKSDRSEVVRPPAFSPSGSGTFTGGSSSSNAGPENTVQHNYPSCNNASSSINRLPRSANMQNVGYLENTYPRNGVGTSMSASDIFPPLSAGGIAESSARNFGAIANLVNQDLITSGLLPIGATVGHSSVSPAHVPPGSASVTSSLDSRQPFSQPMNSGNLGGQSHMMQVPGFSRGFHSLPWEASPSSRGGSSSMISGDRGASLGDESNFSTVRNNGESHPFVPETRNMVLDPTNWSLATANASSSRNIPSSAMGPGSRARNSPTAWANQNSATTSYDGLPEFAPWVLFPSGEPESGSQRGRSSLLPSAASSSEDPVMSSRYGSRGNRQPHLRSSLMVDPGDDVDGWRALAADVEGRHRLIRQVLNAMRRVENLRSEDYMLVDPFINGVAEFHDRHRAMRLDVDNMSYEELLALEERIGNVNTGLSEETISVNMKQRKHGSLRGQSSSNLEPCCICQEEYTSGDIMGILDCGHEFHTNCIKQWLILKNTCPICKMTALKT
- the LOC101252535 gene encoding E3 ubiquitin-protein ligase MBR2 isoform X1 yields the protein MTHMQGDRSVLDSFPENIDLNQGSVSNNASMDATAPWDNFRNPVDNRLSNPMLSPSGRNPSYVNGVNYNAQSFSGWDQGESSSTANLHDRTRGSDLKIGQGWTSSSNDYVMINPRSERRFEPSNVFSTSGYGGNHVIGRPPSVSSSLTLDHSPVNSNLSGGYNNDDGRLVMRTSVPPLHKSDRSEVVRPPAFSPSGSGTFTGSSGYLTGTSNVSSSSMDNWGSSCKRKAIEGNSGHSFAGGSSSSNAGPENTVQHNYPSCNNASSSINRLPRSANMQNVGYLENTYPRNGVGTSMSASDIFPPLSAGGIAESSARNFGAIANLVNQDLITSGLLPIGATVGHSSVSPAHVPPGSASVTSSLDSRQPFSQPMNSGNLGGQSHMMQVPGFSRGFHSLPWEASPSSRGGSSSMISGDRGASLGDESNFSTVRNNGESHPFVPETRNMVLDPTNWSLATANASSSRNIPSSAMGPGSRARNSPTAWANQNSATTSYDGLPEFAPWVLFPSGEPESGSQRGRSSLLPSAASSSEDPVMSSRYGSRGNRQPHLRSSLMVDPGDDVDGWRALAADVEGRHRLIRQVLNAMRRVENLRSEDYMLVDPFINGVAEFHDRHRAMRLDVDNMSYEELLALEERIGNVNTGLSEETISVNMKQRKHGSLRGQSSSNLEPCCICQEEYTSGDIMGILDCGHEFHTNCIKQWLILKNTCPICKMTALKT